ACGCGAGATCAAGAAAGTGTCCAGCCAGGCCCAGGGTTCCGGAACATCATGAATGCGTACCGTTTCACGGTCTGCCAAGCGCTCCAATGTAGACAAGGGCAGAACCGTCACACCCATTCCGGCCGCCGCACAGCTGATGCGCATCTCGATATTTGCCATTTCAATCAGCCGGATCGGAGCATGCGCCCCCTCGGACCACCACTCTTCTACCCTTGCACGTTGAACGCAACCGGTTGGTGCAGCGAGAAAGGTAAATTCGTCGGCGTCCGTTATTTGATCTACCGTCAGGGCAGAGACCAGCACCAACCGTTCACGACGCACCTGTTCGGCCTTGAACAGTGGATCACGGACTTCACGATTGACAATTGCACAGTCAAGTTTGTGATCGCGTACACCCGCAATCAGGGTTTCAGTCACGCCCGAGGTGACCTCAAGGCTGACATCGGGATAAGACAGGTGGTACTGCGCAAAAACACGCGGCAGATAGAGCGTGGCGGCGGTATCCGTGGCTCCCACTTTCAACGTACCCTGGGGCAGATCGTCGTGACGCACCGCTTTTTCCGCCTCATCAAACAGCACCATCGCCTTTTTGGCATAGTCCAGCAGCACCCGGCCTTTCGGGGTCAGGATCATTCCTTGCCGTTCGCGTAAGAAAAGAGGCTGACCGATCTCCTGCTCGAGCTGTCGGAGCCGTGCGGTCACCGCCGAAGGAACGCAGCACAATTTATCGGCCGCCCGAGTGACGCTGGCGGTTTCGGCAACTGCCTGAAAAGTCTTGAGCGCTGAAAGGTCCATGACCGCTCCATCCATGAGAAAAACTGTCGCCGGTACAATAGCGGAAAAAGGCAGGCACGGTCCATTCTTCATTGGAGAAGGCGGCATTCAGATAATATCAATTGCGTTGTGGCACCCGCATTGCATCCTGTCGGGACATTTACCGCCGGGACTGTTCATGGCGGATCTAGGGAGGATCAGATGAAGAAGTTTCTATCGACACTGGCGCTAGCCGCTATGGTTTCAAGCCCGGCTGCTGCCGACACGCTACGCTGGATGACAGGTTCGCCGGGCGGGTCTTTCTATCCACTGGGCGGCGCACTCAAAGGGTTCCTGGAAGAGGAACGGCCCGATCTGAAGCTGGAGGTGGTGAACGGTGGTGGGATCGCCAACATCAAGGGCGTGGGCACAAATAAGGCCGTGCTTGGGTTTGCCAACTCGGTCACGACGGTCGATGCGCTTAACGGTGCCGAGCCGTTTGGCACGCCGCATACCGATGTCTGCAACGTGGCTGCACTTTACCCGCAGTATTTTCAGATGGTTGTCCTGAAGGACAGCGAGATCAAATCACCTGCGGATTTCAAAGGCATCTCGCTTGCCAGCCAAAAGGCGGGTACCACGGGGGAACAGTTTGCCCGGCTGGTGCTCGGCGTGAACGGATTGAGCTATGACGATCTGGGACGCTTGAACCAAGTCGGTTACAACGATGCCGTTTCGATGATGAAGGATGGAAATGCCGATGCCTTCACGCTTGTGACCACGGCCCCCGCCGGTGCGGTCATGGACCTTGCCGCGGCGCGAGACATCCGCATGTTGCCCGTAGCCGATGCCACATATGAAACACTGAAGCAGAATATGCCGGGCCTGCAACTGGGGGCGATTCCGGGCGGTACCTATCAGGGTGTAGACGAGGACACGGCCGCGCTGACTTGGTCGGCTCACATTATCACACGCTGCGACGCACCGGACGACTTGATCTATACGCTGACCCGCAACGTCCTTGAACATGCAGAGGCGCTTGGCGGTGTCGCCAGCGCAGCCAAGGGGCTGGACCTGGAACGCATGAGTCAGGATTTAGGCGTGCCATTCCATCCCGCAGCCGCAAAGTTCTATGCCGAGAACGGCATTGAGGTTGCCAAGTAATCCTGCCGATTAACATCAAAGCCCCTCGCCGAAGCTGGCGAGGGGCCGCATTCAGGTTTCATAACATGCGTCATCTCGTAACTCTTGGCAGGGCAGTGGCCTTGTTTATGGCTGTCTATCATCTGTGGATTGGCTATTTCGGGGCGCCAAACGCGCTTATCATGCGCAGCGTGCATCTGGGTCTCGTGCTTACGATCACCTTCCTGATGATCGACTGGCGAGGGAAGAAGGACACACCGGGAATAGCCGAAGTGGCACTGGTTCTCCTGTCCATCGGAGTTGCCGCATACCCTATTGTTGAAATCGACTATATCTATAACCGCTTCTATTTGATTGACCCGATCAAACCCGCCGACTGGGTGTTTGGTATTGCCGCAAACCTGTTGGTGATCGAGGCCGCGCGTCGTTTGATGGGGTGGCCACTGGCCATTACCGCAAGCATTTTTCTGGGATATGCGGTGTTCTTTACCAATATCGCGCCGGGTGAATTGATTGAACAAACCTACCTGACGACTGAAGGCATTTTTGGCATCCCGCTTGCTGTATCGGCCACTTTCATCACGCTATTTGTCCTGTTCGGAGCATTGATCGAGAAGATGGGGATCGGCCAGTTTTTTGTCGATTTCGCGCTGGCTCTGGCTGGGCGCACTTCGGGCGGTGCGGCAAAGGTGGCGCTGATTACCTCGTCGCTGTTTGGCACAGTGTCCGGAAACGGCGTTGCCAATGTCATGACAACCGGTGTTTTTACCATCCCGATGATGAAAAAGGCCGGGTTCCGGCCGAATGTCGCCGGCGCGGTCGAGGCTGTTGCTTCAACCGGTGGACAGATCCTGCCGCCTGTCATGGGCGCGTCGGCCTTCCTAATGGCCGAGTTCATCGGCACATCCTATGCCCAGATCTGCCTTTATGCGTTGATCCCCGCGTTGCTCTATTACGCCACCGTATTTGCCGCGATCCACTTCGAAGCGCGGGCCACAGGTCTGGAGGGGTTGCCGGCGGATCAGACGCCAAAACTGGGCAAGGTCCTGATCGAGAACGGACATCTTTCCATTCCGTTGCTCGTGATTATTCTGTCGCTGGTCTCCGGTTATTCGGCCCAATTCTCTGCTCTTGCCGGTATTGCCAGCGTTGTTCCCGTGGCCCTCCTGCGCAAGTCGACACGCAGCAATGTAACGGTCCGTAATGTTCTGGATGCGCTCGTAGAGGGTGCGCGAAACGCGGTGCTGATTGCCACGGCCTGTGCCACTGCCGGTATTGTAGTCGGGGTGATTAACATCACCGGCATTGGGCTGGATTTTAGCCAGGCCGTGCTTCGACTTGCAGACGAGAACCTATACTTGGCCCTTATCCTCGCCTCAATGGCCGGCATTGTGGTCGGCATGGGGATTCCGACCGCGCCGGCCTATATCGTTCAGGTCGCGCTGTTCGTGCCGACACTGACAGAGTTGGGAATTCCGGTGCCGGCGGCGCATATGTTTGCATTTTATTTTGCCATTTTGTCTGGCCTTACCCCACCTGTCGCCATCACGGTTTATGCGGCAAATGCCATTTCGGGTGCGGGGCTTTGGCAGGGATGTGCAGCGTCGATGAAGCTTGCTGGTACGGCTTATGTCATGCCATTCATGTTTGCATTGTCACCTGCAATCCTGACACTTGGTACCGGTTCCGAGATTGCGCAGACGGCACTGACCGCGCTTTTAGGTGGCGTATTGCTGGCAGCGGGCTTTCACGGTTGGTTGCTGTCCTCGCTTGCTGCACTCCTGCGTCCCGTCGCGGTGGTGGCAGGGCTTTGCCTGCTGGGGCCGTCGGGGCTGCTGGATCTGGCCGGACTGGCACTTGCGGCACCGGTGCTTTTTCTTTCAGCACGCGCACGTCGCAACCCTGAGGAGACCGGGGCATGATCCGCACCGAGGCACAGCTGCTGCCCGCGGGGGCTTGCGACACGCATATGCACTTCTATGACCATCGATTTCCCGGAGCAGCGAGCGCGGTGAAACCCACACCGCCGGATTTCTCGACAGAGGACTACCGCGCGACAATGCGGCGTCTGGGGCACAGCCGCATGGTGGTCGTTCAACCCACAACCTATGGGCTGGACAACCGATTGCAGTTGGCCGCGGCGGCCGAATTCGGACAGGACGCCAGAGTGGTGGTCGTTGTTGACGAGACTGTGACCGATGCGGAATTGGCCCGGCTGGACGCGCAGGGTGCCTGTGCAGTGCGCTTTTTCATGTGGAAGGGCGGTGCGCTTGGGTGGGATAGTCTGCAACCGGTCGCCGAGCGGATTGCCCCTTTGGGCTGGCATATCGAGCTTCATATTGACGGGGCGACCCTGCCAGAACACCTCGAGCGACTTGTCGGGCTGCCGTGCCCTGCGGTGCTAGACCATGTTGGCCGGTTCCGAGAGCCCGCGCCCGAAGGGCATCCGGCGGCACGGGCTTTGGAGGCTCTTATGGATACAGGACGCTGGTGGGTCAAACTGTCGGCCCCGGGCCTCCAATGTAGCGAGGGGCTGCGTGCGCGGGTGGAGCGGCTGATCGAGCGAACGCCAGACAGGCTGGTTTGGGCCACGAACTGTCCGCATCCGGGGCAGTTGCAGCCGCCAAACGAGTTGGAAGAACTGCGAACCTGGCTGGATTGGATTGATGATCCGGCCCTTGTTCATAAGATTTTTTGCAGCAACCCAGAGCAACTATACAGATTTCGCCAGTTCGAGGACGCAACATGACACGGACCCTGTATGATAAACTCTGCGATAGCCATACAGTGCGGAGGATCGACGACAACCGGCTGCTTTTGTACGTCGATCTGCATATCATGAATGAATACACCAGCCCGCAAGCCTTTGCCGGCCTGCATGCGGCAGGACGTCCGGTGTGGCGACCAGAGGCGCATCTGGCGGTTGTGGATCATGTGAACCCGACTCGCGCCATCGCTTCATTGGACGAGATGACGGACAATGATGCCCGGCTACAAATTGAAAACTTGGGCCGCAATTGCGCACGCCACGGGATTGAGCTTTTTGACCTGTTCGACCGCAGGCAGGGGATCGAGCATGTGGTGGTGCCGGAAAACGGCTTAGCGCATCCGGGCAAGGTGATCGCTTGCGGCGACAGCCACACCACCACTTATGGTGCGTTTGGTGCGCTTGGCTTCGGGATCGGCACTTCGGAAATCGAGCATGTTCTGGCCACGCAGACCCTTGTCTACACCAAGCTGCGGAACATGCGGGTGACCTTTACCGGCGAAATGCCACCGGGGTTGACAGCCAAGGATCTGGTCATGGCCTTTATTGCAAAGGTTGGCGTGTCTGGGGCAGTGGGCCATGCGGTCGAATTTGCTGGCGCTCCTGTCAACCTGCTGTCGGTCGAAGGGCGGATGACAATGTGCAATATGGCCGTCGAAGGCGGCGCACGTGTCGCGTTGATCGCGCCGGATGCAACGGTATTCCATTACCTGCAAGGTCGGCCACGCGCACCGAAGGGTAGGGATTGGGACACCGCCAAACAGGAATGGGCCAGCTGGCAATCCGATCCTGATGCCAAGTTCGACATCGACATCGACATCGATGTAGCGGCTATCGCGCCTCAGGTCAGTTGGGGCACCAGCCCCCATCAGGCCTGCGGGATTGACGGGGAGGTTCCGGCGCCGGAGCACGCAAATGATCCAATGGAGCGAGCCGCGCAAGAACGCGCATTGGAATACATGGGGCTTGAGCCGGGTCAACCGCTTGGGGCGATAGAAATCTCACATGCGTTCATCGGTTCCTGCACCAATTCCCGCATGGAAGACTTGCGCGCTGCTGCGGAAGTGTTGAAGGGCCGGAAGGTGTCTGCTGGTGTTTCCGCGATAATCGTCCCGGGGTCGCTTGCCGTGCGACGGCAGGCCGAGGCAGAGGGGCTGGATCGGGTATTTATCGAGGCAGGCTATGAATGGCGCAATTCGGGATGTTCCATGTGCCTAGCTATGAATGATGACATACTTGACGCTGGCGCCCGATGTGCATCGTCCACCAACCGGAATTTCGAGGGACGACAGGGTACCGGTGCTCGCACCCATCTGATGAGCCCGGCGATGGTCGCAGCGGCCTCCGTAGCGGGTCATTTGGTCGATTATCGGGAATTTCTGCCAGGAGCACAGACATGACACCTTTCACTTCGGTTACTGGAATCGCCGCACCCATGCCGTTGCCGAACATCGATACCGATGTGATCATGCCCAAGAAATTTCTCAAGCGGATCGACCGGGAGGGGTTGGCTCAGGGTGTGTTTCACGATTTGAGGTTTGACGAAAATGGGAATGAGCGTTCTGGTTTCGTATTAAATCGCGCCGGATATCGTAACGCGCGATTTATTGTGGCGGGCCGCAACTTCGGCTGCGGTTCTAGCCGCGAACATGCGGTCTGGGGGCTTTTGCAACAGGGCATTCGCGCGATCATCGCGCCCAGCTTTGCCGGGATCTTTTTCGGAAATTGCGAGAAAAACGGACTATTGGCCGTAGAACTGCCCGAAGACAAACTAACCGTTCTTCTGGAAACGATCAGCGATGGCGATAGGGCCGAACTGACTATCGACTTGGACGCTCAGAAAATTCGGCCAGCGCAGGGCGCGGCCCTGGAGTTTGACATCGATGCAGGCCTGCGCAGGAACCTGATGCTTGGGCTAGACCATATTGAGGAAACCCTGCAATACGCTGATGGCATCCGTGCATACGAGGTCAAAAACGGCCTTGTTGCCGAACCAAGTCGGGGCAGTGCGGAGGCTTGAAATCAGCGCTGATTCATAAATCATTGCTGTTGCAGTTATTTGGCTCCTCGCTTGATCACGCTACGACTTCGAACAATTGATTGATGGTCGCCCGCTCGCCGGATGCCCATTGCTTGTTCTGAAAGAGGCCACGTTTGATACGTGTTGCCCGCGCTGTGACGTTGTAGGTTCGGCCATGGCCTGAGATGTCGAACGAGGATTACCGTGGCGGTTATCAGGCAATTCGCTCCGGCACGTTGAAAAAGTACGGCGCATCCGTCACCCACATCGCATTCATTCCAAAGAGATGTTGCTTGGGATTCTTGAGAAGTACTGCTTTGGCCACCTATAGAAACTGGGAAAGGGAGCCAGCATCAAAAATCGTTTTCGCAGGTTTCCGTTCACCACAGAACGCTTGCGCCATTGATTATGCCCGGCTGGCCAGCAACTTTAGACCGGCGAAAGCAAAGAAGGTGCCTAGGACGCCTTGAATGACACGTCGGGAATTGCCGTACAATCGCACCATCGCCGGGGTCGAGAATGCAACCGCATACATCAGGTGGATGGCTACCGAGAGCATGAATGTCCCGAGCACGATGACAGCTCCTACCCAAAGCGGCGCTCCTTCCTTCAGACCCAGGGAAATGATTGCAATCCAAGCAAGAGCTGCCTTCGGGTTGGTCATTTGGATGATATAGCCACGCTTGAAATATCCATATGGGGTCCGCCGTCCGCCTGCCAACTCTCTTGCTTCAATATCATGGGTTGAGGCTGCGGATTTGAAGGATTTGTAAGCAAGCCAAAGTAGGTAAAGACCACCGAATACTTTGATTGCCAAAAGAGCTGAGGCATAGGTGGAAAGTATGGCTGACAAACCAAAGACTGTCAGTATGGCCCAAGTAAATGATCCGCTCGCAACGCCCATCGCCAAAGCCATACCAGAGGATCGACCGACGCTCATTGAAGTGCCAATGACAGCAAGAATATTAGGTCCGGGGCTTGCGATGGCCAGTAGAAATGCAGAATAGGCAAGAAGGATTCCCGGGAGGTAGATGGATATTTCTTGCATGGTATCGCCCTCGTTCGAATATACGGTTGTTCACACAATGTTCCAAAGTCATCGCTTTGGCAAACAAAACCTCATATTGGCTTTGCCGATACTGGGCAGAGCATGTTGCAGCTAATGAGCAAAAGCGCTTCGTCAGCAAAGCTGAGCCTAAGTAACAACACTTCGAGAGGTGGCTTCGGTGCCGGTCAGATTTCCGTTATTCTTCTAAGTTCTCGGCGACTAATCCTGAACATAAAAGGGAAATGACCCGTTACTCAAAAGCGTTTCCCGCCCGATTTCTGAAGTTCCCTGCCTCTGAGCTAAACGGTCCGGACAGTTTTTTAGAACATAGTCCAAACCAGCTTGGAAACGGGTCCTGTAGATGGTTATCGCACCATCTGCATCCCAATCCGCTTCGTGCAGCATGTCTTGAACATCGGACGAGGTGTTGATCCCCTTTCGATCCCAGACATCAATCGGAGTGCCATCGCGCGTGGTGCCATGCCCAGTGCCGCAATAGTCCGCACGTACCATTCGAATACAGGCCTGGTGAAAATCGCGCAGCTCGGCGTCCCATGGCAGATATCCCCATGTGACACATTTGCCTATCGGTCCGTTTGTGCAGGCCATTGTCAAACCTTCGGGGGACCATGACATATCTGCTCCCCACGAGCCGGAAAGTGGAATTGCGCCAACCGGTTCGCCATCTTGATCGCCGCAGGCGGAACCGTTTTCATCAGTGAGAAAATAGACATTGTACTGGCTTGTCTCTTCAACATGCGTGACGGTGATCTCCGCATTGCCCGCACCTCCCTCCATCTGAAGCACCGCGCCCGCAGGCAAGGGAATATCCGCCTTGCCCGTCGTGGCTATGGCGATGAGTGCAAAGGTCAAAACCAATCGAGTACAGTTCATTCTAACAAACCTGAGTTGTGGCACGCGGTTGACCCGCGTGCCTTGTTTTTCTTTAGTGTTTGATGACCAAACGGCCGTTCTGTGCAACAATGGATGACGAACCGTCGAAATCGAAGTCGTTCAGATGAAAGCCATTGAGTGCCAACCGGTTCAGAGCAAGCCGATTTAAGGCCAACCGGTTCAGCGCCAAACGGTTCAGCGCCAGACGGTTCAATGCCAGACGATTAATGGTCAGCGCGTTGAAGGTAAGTGCGTTAAAAGTAAGCGCATTTGTCTTGATGTCGACAGCCTGCGTTCGAGTTTCAGCAATCGCGCCTTGTGCAAACAGAAGTGCGCTCAGCGTTGCGGCAAGGGCCGTGTTTTTGTGGTTCAGTTTCATAGTATATCCCTTTTCAAGTTTGGGGTTGGTTGA
This window of the Sulfitobacter mediterraneus genome carries:
- a CDS encoding LysR family transcriptional regulator, whose protein sequence is MDLSALKTFQAVAETASVTRAADKLCCVPSAVTARLRQLEQEIGQPLFLRERQGMILTPKGRVLLDYAKKAMVLFDEAEKAVRHDDLPQGTLKVGATDTAATLYLPRVFAQYHLSYPDVSLEVTSGVTETLIAGVRDHKLDCAIVNREVRDPLFKAEQVRRERLVLVSALTVDQITDADEFTFLAAPTGCVQRARVEEWWSEGAHAPIRLIEMANIEMRISCAAAGMGVTVLPLSTLERLADRETVRIHDVPEPWAWLDTFLISRADSPSFAARRLFREMVLQEFRQLRAVV
- the leuD gene encoding 3-isopropylmalate dehydratase small subunit, giving the protein MTPFTSVTGIAAPMPLPNIDTDVIMPKKFLKRIDREGLAQGVFHDLRFDENGNERSGFVLNRAGYRNARFIVAGRNFGCGSSREHAVWGLLQQGIRAIIAPSFAGIFFGNCEKNGLLAVELPEDKLTVLLETISDGDRAELTIDLDAQKIRPAQGAALEFDIDAGLRRNLMLGLDHIEETLQYADGIRAYEVKNGLVAEPSRGSAEA
- a CDS encoding LysE family translocator; the protein is MQEISIYLPGILLAYSAFLLAIASPGPNILAVIGTSMSVGRSSGMALAMGVASGSFTWAILTVFGLSAILSTYASALLAIKVFGGLYLLWLAYKSFKSAASTHDIEARELAGGRRTPYGYFKRGYIIQMTNPKAALAWIAIISLGLKEGAPLWVGAVIVLGTFMLSVAIHLMYAVAFSTPAMVRLYGNSRRVIQGVLGTFFAFAGLKLLASRA
- a CDS encoding ADYC domain-containing protein — encoded protein: MNCTRLVLTFALIAIATTGKADIPLPAGAVLQMEGGAGNAEITVTHVEETSQYNVYFLTDENGSACGDQDGEPVGAIPLSGSWGADMSWSPEGLTMACTNGPIGKCVTWGYLPWDAELRDFHQACIRMVRADYCGTGHGTTRDGTPIDVWDRKGINTSSDVQDMLHEADWDADGAITIYRTRFQAGLDYVLKNCPDRLAQRQGTSEIGRETLLSNGSFPFYVQD
- a CDS encoding TAXI family TRAP transporter solute-binding subunit, yielding MKKFLSTLALAAMVSSPAAADTLRWMTGSPGGSFYPLGGALKGFLEEERPDLKLEVVNGGGIANIKGVGTNKAVLGFANSVTTVDALNGAEPFGTPHTDVCNVAALYPQYFQMVVLKDSEIKSPADFKGISLASQKAGTTGEQFARLVLGVNGLSYDDLGRLNQVGYNDAVSMMKDGNADAFTLVTTAPAGAVMDLAAARDIRMLPVADATYETLKQNMPGLQLGAIPGGTYQGVDEDTAALTWSAHIITRCDAPDDLIYTLTRNVLEHAEALGGVASAAKGLDLERMSQDLGVPFHPAAAKFYAENGIEVAK
- the leuC gene encoding 3-isopropylmalate dehydratase large subunit, whose translation is MTRTLYDKLCDSHTVRRIDDNRLLLYVDLHIMNEYTSPQAFAGLHAAGRPVWRPEAHLAVVDHVNPTRAIASLDEMTDNDARLQIENLGRNCARHGIELFDLFDRRQGIEHVVVPENGLAHPGKVIACGDSHTTTYGAFGALGFGIGTSEIEHVLATQTLVYTKLRNMRVTFTGEMPPGLTAKDLVMAFIAKVGVSGAVGHAVEFAGAPVNLLSVEGRMTMCNMAVEGGARVALIAPDATVFHYLQGRPRAPKGRDWDTAKQEWASWQSDPDAKFDIDIDIDVAAIAPQVSWGTSPHQACGIDGEVPAPEHANDPMERAAQERALEYMGLEPGQPLGAIEISHAFIGSCTNSRMEDLRAAAEVLKGRKVSAGVSAIIVPGSLAVRRQAEAEGLDRVFIEAGYEWRNSGCSMCLAMNDDILDAGARCASSTNRNFEGRQGTGARTHLMSPAMVAAASVAGHLVDYREFLPGAQT
- a CDS encoding TRAP transporter permease — its product is MRHLVTLGRAVALFMAVYHLWIGYFGAPNALIMRSVHLGLVLTITFLMIDWRGKKDTPGIAEVALVLLSIGVAAYPIVEIDYIYNRFYLIDPIKPADWVFGIAANLLVIEAARRLMGWPLAITASIFLGYAVFFTNIAPGELIEQTYLTTEGIFGIPLAVSATFITLFVLFGALIEKMGIGQFFVDFALALAGRTSGGAAKVALITSSLFGTVSGNGVANVMTTGVFTIPMMKKAGFRPNVAGAVEAVASTGGQILPPVMGASAFLMAEFIGTSYAQICLYALIPALLYYATVFAAIHFEARATGLEGLPADQTPKLGKVLIENGHLSIPLLVIILSLVSGYSAQFSALAGIASVVPVALLRKSTRSNVTVRNVLDALVEGARNAVLIATACATAGIVVGVINITGIGLDFSQAVLRLADENLYLALILASMAGIVVGMGIPTAPAYIVQVALFVPTLTELGIPVPAAHMFAFYFAILSGLTPPVAITVYAANAISGAGLWQGCAASMKLAGTAYVMPFMFALSPAILTLGTGSEIAQTALTALLGGVLLAAGFHGWLLSSLAALLRPVAVVAGLCLLGPSGLLDLAGLALAAPVLFLSARARRNPEETGA
- a CDS encoding amidohydrolase family protein — encoded protein: MIRTEAQLLPAGACDTHMHFYDHRFPGAASAVKPTPPDFSTEDYRATMRRLGHSRMVVVQPTTYGLDNRLQLAAAAEFGQDARVVVVVDETVTDAELARLDAQGACAVRFFMWKGGALGWDSLQPVAERIAPLGWHIELHIDGATLPEHLERLVGLPCPAVLDHVGRFREPAPEGHPAARALEALMDTGRWWVKLSAPGLQCSEGLRARVERLIERTPDRLVWATNCPHPGQLQPPNELEELRTWLDWIDDPALVHKIFCSNPEQLYRFRQFEDAT